CTGCTAATCCTTGATCAAGATAGTCAAGAGGATTAACTGGGACGTTCGCTTTACGAATTTCGAAATGTGCATGAACTCCTGCTTCACGATTGTAGAGGTTTCTACCAGCTTGCCCAATAACATCTCCTTGTTTAACTGTTTGACCAGGCTCTAACGATACACCATCAAGACTTTGATAGATTGTTAAGATATCTTCATCATGCTCAATATGAACCACTTGGCCAAATAAAGCATCTTCTTCAGCTTTTACAACTGTGCCACTCATTGCAGCTGCCACATCAAATGTTTCACCATCTTCTTTCGCTAAATCAATTCCTCTATTTTGATAGAAATAATTGTTATAGCGAATGAACGCTTGCTCTTGATCTTCTAAGGATGTGTCAAAGTCATGAAAAATACCTACAACTGCAACTTCTTTTTCCTCCAAAACAGGTAATTCAAACACCTCGTCATGGGAAACGGCTGGTATTGCATCTTCGTTTGTTTCTGCATCTTCAGCGACATTAAAACGTTGATTGTTTTGTTCAGACTCTATATTAAACTGAGAGTCTTTTTCTTCTGTTAAATTCTCTGATGTCGATGTCATCCATAAAAACGTTGTTAGCACCACAGCTGACATTGTGAGATACAATGCTGGCAACGCCCAGCGTTTTTTCATTAGGCGCTTTATTTTAGCCTGCAACTGCCCCCACTTGGAAGCTTGTTTTTCTTCATGATTATTCATTTAATCACCACCTCAGCAACCATTCTGATCAAATTGCCGAGAATATATACATTATTTTGAAAATTTATTTTTACTCTCTATAATTGCTTTCTCTAAAGCTATCACATTAACGTTGACGACGCCTTACCCATAAGCGGCGATTCCCTCTAAATTCATAGGCTCAACAACAGCTATATTTAGTAGTAATCTACCTATTTTCACTATCAATTGATTTTATGATACCGCCACTCTCGTCTCTCCTTTATACCGGTTTATCACTATGTTTATGATGAACGAGAACTGACTCTGCTTCCTCAATAGTGACACCATTATAATAATAGTAAATAATATCTTCATATGAGTAACCTTCCCTCGCCATACCGTCTGCACCAAATTGACTCATCCCCACTCCATGCCCCCACCCTCGTGTTTCAATAACTACTTTATCTCCTTTGATTTCCCACGTAAAATCACTTGAATCTAACTCTAAAGCCTCTCTTATTTCTCTTCCAGAAAAAGTATGTCCGTCAATAGTCAGCTCTGCTACTCTTCCACCTGTTGTACGAGCGTTTATTTCTCCTAAATCACTATCCTGAATAGTAACTTGAAGACGCGTTTCTATTTCCTCAATCGTAAATTCCCTTTTGTCTTTATACCTTGGAGATTCTATGTCCCATGGGCTTTCCACACTTCTTAGATAGGGTATTTCATTTTCCCAATATTCTTCAGAATTCTCGGTATAACCATTACTCGTGGAAAAGAAGGTTGCTGTAATAGGCTCACCGCCATACGTTATGACCTGCCCCTCTGTTTCATAAACAGCCTGTCTGATACGAGATATTTTCCAATCAAAATCACCGCCCCATGCTTCTTCTAACTCGGCTTCATTTTGAAAAACTT
The genomic region above belongs to Bacillus sp. A301a_S52 and contains:
- the spoIID gene encoding stage II sporulation protein D; amino-acid sequence: MKKLIFSALIFVGIVLLVPTLLVTTGGSALEEFNEELSIVGNDNKEVDDTEVKEEPPNSVGQIEQVAVFRSGTEVIENVPLEEYIVGVVASEMPASYEMEALKAQALTARTYLIRQLLEGGDLNLPKGADVTDTELHQVFQNEAELEEAWGGDFDWKISRIRQAVYETEGQVITYGGEPITATFFSTSNGYTENSEEYWENEIPYLRSVESPWDIESPRYKDKREFTIEEIETRLQVTIQDSDLGEINARTTGGRVAELTIDGHTFSGREIREALELDSSDFTWEIKGDKVVIETRGWGHGVGMSQFGADGMAREGYSYEDIIYYYYNGVTIEEAESVLVHHKHSDKPV
- a CDS encoding M23 family metallopeptidase, whose protein sequence is MNNHEEKQASKWGQLQAKIKRLMKKRWALPALYLTMSAVVLTTFLWMTSTSENLTEEKDSQFNIESEQNNQRFNVAEDAETNEDAIPAVSHDEVFELPVLEEKEVAVVGIFHDFDTSLEDQEQAFIRYNNYFYQNRGIDLAKEDGETFDVAAAMSGTVVKAEEDALFGQVVHIEHDEDILTIYQSLDGVSLEPGQTVKQGDVIGQAGRNLYNREAGVHAHFEIRKANVPVNPLDYLDQGLAALPDVSDEDIAKQKEPEEVPEAEENNSEDENDGENVQENNQENNEENENN